Within Vibrio campbellii CAIM 519 = NBRC 15631 = ATCC 25920, the genomic segment CAGGCGAAACATCACAGCCACACTTGAACGAGGTGGAAACTGCATTGGCATCGGATCCTACTATCACCCACGTCGCGATTGTCCATTGTGAAACAACTACTGGTATGCTGAATCCAATTGAGGCATTTGCCTCAGCTGCAAAAGCGCACGGTAAAGTGGTGATTCTCGATGCTATGTCGAGCTTTGGTGGCATCCCTATCGATATTGCAGAATTAGGCATCGATTTTATGATCAGCTCTGCAAACAAATGTATTCAAGGCGTGCCGGGCTTTGGCTTTGTGATTGCGAAACAAACTGAGCTAGAAAAGTGCCAAGGTCAGGCTCGTTCTTTGAGCCTTGACCTTTACGACCAATGGCATTGCATGGAAGTGAACCACGGCAAATGGCGTTTCACGTCTCCAACGCACACGGTTCGCGCTTTCTATCAAGCATTGTTAGAACTGGAACATGAAGGCGGCATTGAAGCTCGTCATAACCGCTACCAAACTAACCAGAAAACACTGGTTGCAGGTATGCGCTCTTTGGGTTTCGAACCGCTACTGAGTGATGACCTTCACTCGCCAATCATCACCTCTTTCTACTCTCCAACTCACAGTGATTACCAGTTCAAAGCGTTCTACAAGCGTTTGAAAGAGCAAGGTTTTGTGATTTATCCGGGTAAGGTATCGAACGCAGATTGTTTCCGTATCGGCAACATTGGCGAAGTTTACCCAGCAGATATCGAGCGCTTAATCAGTGCGATTGAAAAAGCCATGTACTGGCAAGTTGCGTAAAGCAG encodes:
- the phnW gene encoding 2-aminoethylphosphonate--pyruvate transaminase codes for the protein MKNEYLLLTPGPLSTSETVREAMLKDWCTWDDEYNKDIVEVIRTKLVKLATQQDGYTSVLMQGSGTASVEATIGSAIGKDGKLLVIDNGAYGARIAQIADYLNIPCHVVSPGETSQPHLNEVETALASDPTITHVAIVHCETTTGMLNPIEAFASAAKAHGKVVILDAMSSFGGIPIDIAELGIDFMISSANKCIQGVPGFGFVIAKQTELEKCQGQARSLSLDLYDQWHCMEVNHGKWRFTSPTHTVRAFYQALLELEHEGGIEARHNRYQTNQKTLVAGMRSLGFEPLLSDDLHSPIITSFYSPTHSDYQFKAFYKRLKEQGFVIYPGKVSNADCFRIGNIGEVYPADIERLISAIEKAMYWQVA